One genomic segment of Cottoperca gobio chromosome 21, fCotGob3.1, whole genome shotgun sequence includes these proteins:
- the LOC115026436 gene encoding NAD(P)H dehydrogenase [quinone] 1-like isoform X1 translates to MAAKRVLIVYAHQSSGSFNAAAKDAAEEVLAAQGCTVQVSDLYVMKFKATATAEDITGEVKNADHFRYAQETNLAWEEGKLCADITEEQRKLTEADLIIFQFPMYWFTVPAIMKGWIDRVLTLGFAYSQEKRYSQGIFKDKKAMLSFTTGSHESMFSSNGINGDMNVTLWPLQNGILHYCGFQVLAPQIFWAPSDIPSEVRSTMLEGWRTRLQGVLGEKPLYFTPLDCFDREKGYQLKPEVHEKHATKEFGLTVGIHLGLALPPNNQMKAGV, encoded by the exons ATGG CAGCAAAGAGAGTGTTGATTGTATATGCACACCAGAGCTCAGGGTCATTCAATGCTGCAGCCAAAGATGCTGCTGAGGAAGTTTTAGCCGCCCAGGGCTGCACAGTTCAAGTATCTGACTTGTATGTCATGAAGTTTAAAGCCACTGCTACTGCTGAGGACATCACTG gagaaGTTAAGAATGCAGATCACTTCCGTTATGCACAGGAGACTAATCTCGCATGGGAGGAGGGAAAACTGTGTGCTGACATCACTGAAGAACAACGCAAACTCACTGAGGCAGACCTCATCATCTTTCAG TTCCCCATGTACTGGTTCACTGTTCCTGCGATCATGAAGGGTTGGATCGACCGGGTGCTCACACTGGGCTTTGCCTACTCCCAAGAGAAACGCTACAGCCAGGGAATCTTTAAG GACAAGAAGGCCATGCTCTCCTTCACAACTGGGTCTCATGAGTCCATGTTTAGTTCAAATGGCATTAATGGAGACATGAATGTCACACTGTGGCCACTGCAG aatgGCATCCTGCACTACTGTGGCTTCCAGGTTCTGGCTCCTCAGATCTTCTGGGCTCCGTCTGACATTCCCTCTGAGGTCCGCAGCACCATGCTTGAGGGCTGGCGTACACGACTGCAAGGTGTCCTGGGAGAGAAACCACTTTACTTCACTCCCTTGGACTGCTTTGATAGGGAGAAGGGTTATCAGCTGAAGCCTGAGGTCCATGAGAAACATGCCACCAAGGAGTTTGGACTGACCGTGGGGATCCACCTGGGCCTGGCACTACCACCCAACAACCAGATGAAAGCTGGAGTCTAA
- the LOC115026436 gene encoding NAD(P)H dehydrogenase [quinone] 1-like isoform X2, producing MAKRVLIVYAHQSSGSFNAAAKDAAEEVLAAQGCTVQVSDLYVMKFKATATAEDITGEVKNADHFRYAQETNLAWEEGKLCADITEEQRKLTEADLIIFQFPMYWFTVPAIMKGWIDRVLTLGFAYSQEKRYSQGIFKDKKAMLSFTTGSHESMFSSNGINGDMNVTLWPLQNGILHYCGFQVLAPQIFWAPSDIPSEVRSTMLEGWRTRLQGVLGEKPLYFTPLDCFDREKGYQLKPEVHEKHATKEFGLTVGIHLGLALPPNNQMKAGV from the exons ATGG CAAAGAGAGTGTTGATTGTATATGCACACCAGAGCTCAGGGTCATTCAATGCTGCAGCCAAAGATGCTGCTGAGGAAGTTTTAGCCGCCCAGGGCTGCACAGTTCAAGTATCTGACTTGTATGTCATGAAGTTTAAAGCCACTGCTACTGCTGAGGACATCACTG gagaaGTTAAGAATGCAGATCACTTCCGTTATGCACAGGAGACTAATCTCGCATGGGAGGAGGGAAAACTGTGTGCTGACATCACTGAAGAACAACGCAAACTCACTGAGGCAGACCTCATCATCTTTCAG TTCCCCATGTACTGGTTCACTGTTCCTGCGATCATGAAGGGTTGGATCGACCGGGTGCTCACACTGGGCTTTGCCTACTCCCAAGAGAAACGCTACAGCCAGGGAATCTTTAAG GACAAGAAGGCCATGCTCTCCTTCACAACTGGGTCTCATGAGTCCATGTTTAGTTCAAATGGCATTAATGGAGACATGAATGTCACACTGTGGCCACTGCAG aatgGCATCCTGCACTACTGTGGCTTCCAGGTTCTGGCTCCTCAGATCTTCTGGGCTCCGTCTGACATTCCCTCTGAGGTCCGCAGCACCATGCTTGAGGGCTGGCGTACACGACTGCAAGGTGTCCTGGGAGAGAAACCACTTTACTTCACTCCCTTGGACTGCTTTGATAGGGAGAAGGGTTATCAGCTGAAGCCTGAGGTCCATGAGAAACATGCCACCAAGGAGTTTGGACTGACCGTGGGGATCCACCTGGGCCTGGCACTACCACCCAACAACCAGATGAAAGCTGGAGTCTAA